One Microcaecilia unicolor chromosome 8, aMicUni1.1, whole genome shotgun sequence DNA window includes the following coding sequences:
- the SLC25A48 gene encoding solute carrier family 25 member 48 isoform X1: MSSFQLDDFVAGWIGGITSVMVGHPLDTVKTRLQVGKGYGSTLNCICTVYRNESVAGFFKGMSFPLASIAFYNSVVFGVFSNTQRLISQHRYENPNHAPALSDLVVASMVAGLISVGIGGPVDLVKIRLQMQTQSQLAENITVGHRPLGFYEQPAYRGPVHCLSTILQREGFTGIYRGANAMLLRDVPGYCLYFIPYTFLCQWSTPDGRSTANAYSVWMAGGIAGAISWGTATPMDVVKSRLQADGVHFKKYKGVADCISQSYQNEGLKVFFRGITVNAVRGFPTSAAMFLAYELSLRAIRRNHAEPNP; this comes from the exons ATGAGCAGTTTTCAACTGGATGATTTTGTAGCTGGTTGGATAGGGG GGATCACAAGTGTCATGGTAGGACATCCTCTGGATACTGTGAAG ACTCGCTTACAAGTTGGAAAAGGATATGGAAGTACACTAAACTGTATTTGTACGGTATACAGAAATGAAAGT GTTGCTGGGTTCTTTAAAGGAATGTCTTTCCCATTGGCTAGCATTGCTTTCTACAATTCTGTGGTGTTTGGTGTCTTCAGCAACACTCAAAGACTTATAAGTCAGCATCGTTATGAAAACCCTAACCATGCTCCTGCCCTCTCAGACTTGGTTGTTGCAAGCATGGTGGCAGGACTTATTTCAGTTGGAATTGGCGGTCCTGTGGACTTGGTTAAGATAAGGCTACAGATGCAAACACAAAGCCAACTTGCAG AAAACATAACTGTTGGTCACAGGCCTCTGGGCTTTTATGAGCAGCCTGCATACCGAGGCCCAGTGCACTGTCTTAGCACCATCCTGCAGCGGGAGGGATTCACAGGCATCTATCGAGGGGCAAATGCAATGCTGCTCAGGGATGTTCCGGGATATTGCCTGTACTTCATCCCTTATACATTTCTCTGTCAATGGAGCACCCCCGATGGGCGTTCAACAGCAAATGCCTATTCTGTGTGGATGGCGGGAGGGATTGCAG GAGCAATTTCCTGGGGAACAGCCACTCCAATGGACGTGGTGAAAAGTCGACTTCAAGCAGATGGAGTTCATTTCAAGAAATATAAGGGTGTGGCTGACTGTATATCTCAAAGCTACCAGAATGAAGGATTGAAA GTGTTTTTCAGGGGTATCACGGTGAATGCAGTGAGAGGATTCCCTACGAGTGCCGCAATGTTTCTGGCTTATGAACTTTCGCTTAGAGCAATAAGGAGAAATCATGCAGAACCAAATCCCTGA
- the SLC25A48 gene encoding solute carrier family 25 member 48 isoform X2: MSSFQLDDFVAGWIGGITSVMVGHPLDTVKTRLQVGKGYGSTLNCICTVYRNESVAGFFKGMSFPLASIAFYNSVVFGVFSNTQRLISQHRYENPNHAPALSDLVVASMVAGLISVGIGGPVDLVKIRLQMQTQSQLAGAISWGTATPMDVVKSRLQADGVHFKKYKGVADCISQSYQNEGLKVFFRGITVNAVRGFPTSAAMFLAYELSLRAIRRNHAEPNP, from the exons ATGAGCAGTTTTCAACTGGATGATTTTGTAGCTGGTTGGATAGGGG GGATCACAAGTGTCATGGTAGGACATCCTCTGGATACTGTGAAG ACTCGCTTACAAGTTGGAAAAGGATATGGAAGTACACTAAACTGTATTTGTACGGTATACAGAAATGAAAGT GTTGCTGGGTTCTTTAAAGGAATGTCTTTCCCATTGGCTAGCATTGCTTTCTACAATTCTGTGGTGTTTGGTGTCTTCAGCAACACTCAAAGACTTATAAGTCAGCATCGTTATGAAAACCCTAACCATGCTCCTGCCCTCTCAGACTTGGTTGTTGCAAGCATGGTGGCAGGACTTATTTCAGTTGGAATTGGCGGTCCTGTGGACTTGGTTAAGATAAGGCTACAGATGCAAACACAAAGCCAACTTGCAG GAGCAATTTCCTGGGGAACAGCCACTCCAATGGACGTGGTGAAAAGTCGACTTCAAGCAGATGGAGTTCATTTCAAGAAATATAAGGGTGTGGCTGACTGTATATCTCAAAGCTACCAGAATGAAGGATTGAAA GTGTTTTTCAGGGGTATCACGGTGAATGCAGTGAGAGGATTCCCTACGAGTGCCGCAATGTTTCTGGCTTATGAACTTTCGCTTAGAGCAATAAGGAGAAATCATGCAGAACCAAATCCCTGA